The Desulfonatronum lacustre DSM 10312 region TCGCCCCCATCGCCATGGAACTTGGCGTGCGCTTCGCCATCCGCGAAGGCGGCCGGACCGTCGGCGCCGGCGTCATCTCCGAAATCGTCGAATAGGGTATGACTATGAACAGCGACCGCATCAGGATTAAACTCAAGGCCTTTGACTACAGAATTTTGGACAAGGCCGTGGCCGAGATCGTCGACACGGCGCGGAATACCGGAGCCGGACTTGCCGGGCCGATTCCCATTCCGACCAATATCCATAAGTACACCGTGAACAGGTCCGTGCACGTGGATAAGAAGTCTCGGGAACAGTTCGAGGTCCGGGTTCACAAACGTCTCCTGGACATTCTGGAACCGACGCAACAAACCGTGGACGCCTTGGGAAAACTCAATCTTCCCGCCGGCGTCGACGTGGAAATCAAGTTATAACGGGGGCAAGTCATGTCGAATACACTGGGAATCCTTGGCCGAAAGCTGGGAATGAGCCGAATTTTCGGGAGCGACGGAATGGTCATCCCGGTAACGGTGATCCAGGCCGGGCCGTGCCCCATCGTCCAGGTCAAGGAACGCGCGAAGGACGGATACTCCGCTTTGCAGGTCGGCTTCGAAGAGTCCCGGCCCAATAAGTTGAACAAGCCGCTGAAGGGCCATTTGGACAAGGCCGGAAGCGGGTATTATCGGCATCTGCGTGAATTTCGTCTCGAATCCGTCGAAGGGTACGAAATCGGACAGGCTCTTGGGCTGGAGATCTTCACGCCTGGTGAAAAGGTCAAGATCACCGGCAACTCCAAGGGAAAGGGCTTTGCCGGCGTTGTGAAGCGCTGGGGGTTTCGCGGTGGATCAGCGTCTCACGGCGCTGAAAAAATCCATCGTAACGCGGGCTCCATTGGGTGCAACACCAAGCCCGGACGCGTCATCAAGGGAAAGAAAATGGCCGGTCACATGGGAGACCGAAAGACTTCATACAAGAATGTCGAGGTCGTGGCCGTCCGTGCGGGTGACAATTTGCTGCTGGTCAAAGGGCAGATCCCCGGGCCGAAGAACGGGCTTGTGATTGTCAGAAAGCAACAGGCGTAAAGAAGAAAAGGTGGATGAAATGGCTGTGGTCGATATTTTTAATCAGCAGCGACAGGTTGTGGGTGAATTGACGCTGGATCCCGAGGTTTTCGAGGTTGAAGCGCGCCCAGAGATTCTCCATTTGGTTGTACGGTCGCATTTGGCCGCGAAGCGCTCTGGAACCGTTGGCGTAA contains the following coding sequences:
- the rpsJ gene encoding 30S ribosomal protein S10 is translated as MTMNSDRIRIKLKAFDYRILDKAVAEIVDTARNTGAGLAGPIPIPTNIHKYTVNRSVHVDKKSREQFEVRVHKRLLDILEPTQQTVDALGKLNLPAGVDVEIKL
- the rplC gene encoding 50S ribosomal protein L3, which gives rise to MSNTLGILGRKLGMSRIFGSDGMVIPVTVIQAGPCPIVQVKERAKDGYSALQVGFEESRPNKLNKPLKGHLDKAGSGYYRHLREFRLESVEGYEIGQALGLEIFTPGEKVKITGNSKGKGFAGVVKRWGFRGGSASHGAEKIHRNAGSIGCNTKPGRVIKGKKMAGHMGDRKTSYKNVEVVAVRAGDNLLLVKGQIPGPKNGLVIVRKQQA